A window of Rufibacter sp. LB8 contains these coding sequences:
- a CDS encoding glycosyltransferase yields MNIMNVLYISYDGITDHIGQSQIAPYLMGLAAKGHQITLLTAEKIERQDIIDQFKEKFVESGVEWHFVKYHYSPPVFSSVFDIFQMRLKAHAIINKNKIEVLHCRSYMASLIGLHFKRKLGTKFIFDMRDFWPDARKEVKQFDVDNNVIHRSVYNYFKRKEKNFLEEADYIISLTEAGKQVLNGWQEKGMKIDAPIAVIPCCADFDVYDRDRLESEKLALMREALGLQKGEFILNYLGSLGPAYLTDEMMDVFKRLLIKKPEAKFLIIANNDHHLALQSSERKGLPSDRIIVKKGTKKEVPYLIALSDLSLFFIIPSFAKQACSPTKLAELLAMNVPVIGNTKVGDVDSILQLEENNSAVVKAFTDVEYDAVLEKILPKIALGNDHIRGHSMRFSHLCGIDSYDAVYQSLKNK; encoded by the coding sequence ATGAACATTATGAATGTATTGTATATTAGTTATGATGGAATAACTGATCATATTGGCCAATCTCAGATTGCTCCTTACTTAATGGGCTTGGCAGCTAAAGGGCACCAAATTACATTGCTTACTGCTGAAAAGATTGAACGCCAAGATATAATTGATCAATTCAAAGAAAAGTTTGTAGAATCCGGGGTTGAATGGCATTTTGTAAAATACCACTATAGCCCTCCTGTATTTTCTTCTGTTTTTGATATTTTTCAGATGAGACTAAAAGCTCATGCTATCATTAATAAGAATAAAATTGAAGTATTGCATTGCCGAAGCTACATGGCATCACTTATTGGCCTACATTTTAAGCGAAAGCTAGGTACAAAGTTTATTTTTGACATGCGTGATTTTTGGCCAGATGCTAGGAAAGAGGTCAAGCAATTTGATGTTGATAATAATGTAATTCATAGATCTGTTTATAATTATTTTAAAAGAAAGGAAAAAAACTTTTTAGAAGAAGCTGATTACATTATCAGTTTAACGGAGGCTGGGAAACAAGTTTTAAACGGTTGGCAGGAAAAGGGTATGAAAATAGATGCCCCAATTGCCGTCATTCCTTGTTGCGCTGATTTTGATGTTTATGATCGAGATAGGTTAGAATCTGAAAAATTGGCGTTAATGCGAGAAGCATTGGGTCTTCAAAAAGGTGAGTTTATTTTGAACTATTTAGGAAGCCTTGGTCCAGCTTATCTGACAGATGAAATGATGGATGTCTTTAAAAGACTCTTGATTAAGAAACCAGAGGCTAAGTTTCTAATTATAGCCAACAATGATCATCATTTAGCACTTCAATCATCTGAAAGAAAAGGTCTTCCTTCTGACAGAATCATAGTTAAGAAAGGTACTAAGAAGGAAGTACCCTATTTAATTGCCCTTTCAGATTTGTCCCTTTTCTTCATCATTCCTTCTTTTGCGAAACAGGCATGCTCGCCTACAAAGTTGGCAGAACTTCTGGCAATGAATGTGCCTGTAATAGGCAATACCAAGGTAGGTGACGTAGATTCAATTCTTCAATTAGAAGAAAACAATTCTGCTGTTGTAAAAGCATTTACAGATGTTGAGTATGATGCTGTCTTAGAGAAAATCCTTCCTAAAATAGCGTTAGGGAATGATCATATTAGAGGGCACTCTATGAGATTCTCCCATTTGTGCGGTATAGACTCTTATGATGCCGTTTACCAATCACTTAAGAATAAATAA
- a CDS encoding UDP-glucose/GDP-mannose dehydrogenase family protein — MKIAVVGTGYVGLVTGTCFAEVGIDVTCIDVNVKKIEDLRQGILPIYEPGLEEMVLRNVSKERLQFSTDLATAIKGCDAAFIAVGTPPGEDGSADLKYVLGVAREIGQHMDGYLVVVTKSTVPVGTANKVKQAVTEELQKRQSALQFDVASNPEFLKEGAAIEDFLKPDRIVIGVESEKAEEVMQRLYKPFLLNGHPIIFMDVPSAEMTKYAANSMLATKISFMNDIANLCEIMGADVNMVRRGIGSDTRIGNKFIYPGIGYGGSCFPKDVKALIKTASENGYQMQILQAVESVNENQKEVLFSKVKKHFKGELAGKTFALWGLSFKPKTDDMREAPSLVIIEKLLAEGAKVKAYDPVAIKEAQHMLGEKENVSYAKDEYEALIDADALLIVTEWPEFRSPNFSVIGKLLKNKVIIDGRNIYDAKEMQTLGFCYYGIGVQEVQPLTEMTN, encoded by the coding sequence ATGAAAATTGCTGTAGTAGGAACAGGTTATGTTGGTCTGGTAACTGGTACCTGCTTTGCTGAAGTAGGCATTGATGTGACGTGTATTGACGTGAACGTCAAGAAAATTGAAGACCTCAGACAAGGGATTCTACCCATTTATGAGCCAGGATTGGAAGAAATGGTGCTTCGTAATGTGTCTAAAGAGCGTCTACAATTCTCAACAGATTTAGCAACAGCCATTAAAGGCTGTGATGCTGCATTTATTGCAGTGGGTACTCCTCCAGGCGAGGACGGCAGCGCAGACTTAAAATATGTGCTTGGTGTAGCCCGTGAGATTGGACAACACATGGATGGCTACTTGGTAGTTGTAACCAAGAGCACTGTGCCCGTAGGTACCGCTAATAAAGTGAAACAGGCAGTGACAGAAGAACTTCAGAAGCGCCAATCGGCTTTACAGTTTGACGTTGCCTCTAACCCTGAGTTCTTGAAAGAAGGTGCTGCTATTGAAGACTTCTTGAAGCCAGACCGCATTGTGATTGGAGTGGAGTCTGAAAAAGCCGAAGAAGTGATGCAGCGTCTGTACAAGCCTTTCTTGTTAAACGGCCACCCCATCATTTTTATGGATGTTCCCTCCGCAGAAATGACTAAGTACGCTGCTAATTCTATGTTGGCTACCAAAATCAGCTTCATGAACGACATAGCTAACCTATGTGAGATCATGGGAGCGGATGTGAACATGGTTCGCCGGGGAATTGGCTCTGATACACGTATTGGCAATAAATTTATATACCCTGGCATTGGGTATGGCGGCTCCTGTTTTCCTAAAGACGTGAAAGCTTTAATCAAGACAGCCTCAGAGAATGGATATCAAATGCAGATTCTTCAAGCCGTGGAATCCGTTAATGAAAACCAGAAAGAGGTGCTCTTTAGCAAAGTGAAGAAACACTTTAAGGGAGAATTGGCCGGTAAGACATTTGCCTTATGGGGTTTGTCTTTCAAGCCTAAAACAGATGATATGCGTGAAGCTCCTTCACTTGTCATCATTGAGAAGCTATTAGCAGAAGGAGCCAAAGTGAAGGCGTATGATCCTGTTGCCATTAAGGAAGCACAGCACATGTTAGGGGAAAAGGAAAATGTCTCTTATGCGAAGGATGAATACGAAGCTCTGATTGATGCAGATGCTTTGTTAATTGTGACAGAGTGGCCAGAGTTTCGGTCCCCCAACTTCTCAGTGATAGGTAAATTATTAAAGAATAAAGTCATCATTGACGGCCGGAATATCTATGATGCCAAAGAAATGCAAACTTTAGGCTTTTGCTATTATGGCATTGGCGTACAGGAGGTGCAACCCCTGACTGAGATGACAAACTAA
- a CDS encoding glycosyltransferase family 2 protein: MESVSVVISTYNGANKIRTILESLTLQSVRNFNVIIVNDGSTDSTIEVVQSLIRKLPLKIELINQVNKGRSAVRNTGARAAENGLLIFFDDDMRLTPNCVEKHIKYQEELEGTIVVGSVPEDLAVASTDIQKYKAFRSRIWHVNYLNKQGPLSKENLFLTAANFSIPKKMFFLLEGFDENLNDNEDFDLAIRAYYANFPVYFRPDVIAWHDDFITFKSFIHRQREYRKAQTRYAAIKPDFVREFNRYQIAPPSLLKRGVYNLFAKKEWVDIVDKELLNHLFPQKVRYKLYTLISTSLSVYYPDVKI, from the coding sequence ATGGAAAGTGTAAGTGTAGTGATTTCTACCTACAATGGTGCGAACAAAATTAGGACGATTCTGGAGAGTCTTACTCTACAAAGTGTACGAAATTTTAATGTAATTATTGTGAATGATGGCTCTACTGATAGCACTATAGAGGTGGTGCAAAGTCTTATTCGTAAGTTACCTTTAAAAATTGAACTCATAAATCAAGTTAACAAAGGTAGAAGTGCTGTTAGGAATACAGGTGCTAGAGCTGCTGAGAATGGATTGTTGATTTTTTTTGATGATGATATGCGTTTAACGCCCAATTGTGTGGAAAAGCATATTAAATACCAAGAAGAATTAGAGGGTACTATAGTTGTAGGGAGTGTTCCTGAGGATCTTGCTGTTGCAAGTACAGATATACAAAAGTATAAAGCTTTTAGAAGTAGAATATGGCATGTGAATTATTTAAATAAACAAGGTCCTTTATCCAAAGAAAATTTATTTCTTACAGCCGCTAACTTCTCAATACCTAAAAAAATGTTCTTCCTTTTGGAGGGATTTGATGAAAATCTCAATGATAATGAAGATTTTGATTTAGCAATAAGAGCCTATTATGCCAATTTTCCTGTTTATTTCAGGCCAGATGTGATTGCATGGCATGATGATTTTATTACTTTTAAATCCTTTATTCATAGACAGAGAGAGTATAGGAAAGCGCAAACTAGATATGCCGCTATAAAGCCAGATTTTGTGCGTGAATTCAACAGATATCAAATTGCCCCGCCTAGCCTTCTAAAGAGAGGTGTCTATAATCTTTTTGCTAAAAAGGAGTGGGTTGATATTGTGGATAAAGAATTGTTGAATCATTTATTTCCCCAAAAAGTTAGATATAAGCTATATACTTTAATATCCACTTCCTTAAGCGTTTACTACCCAGATGTTAAAATTTAA
- a CDS encoding lipopolysaccharide biosynthesis protein, with the protein MNFKLMKNTGIYTLLGFIPLVSSFVLLPIYTQYLTAADYGIVSLAGVMESYLLVLITFGMQSAFSVYYFDYLNLNNGIARLLSTVLLSILGIGLIFVMIFLFGGEYIFNSLWENNLPFKKYGWYIYSNAVVLSLNQIIFQYYRVSENLKQVMFVSLAPFFGSTIGGIIGIVILKNGALGGVTGKAIGTLLMSIPFYLLLFKKIGVGFDAKIAKNIFNYAYPFVLIFFISNLSETADRFLMNQYFDLKIVGIYAFSLVVVSPIRILIQSYWNSVTPSMYKAVSENSIGKINIVHNGLSGVLIVSLTSIWGVIMVVDPVIRIVANPTYYGAIYYIPVLALTVFGRSYDLIYTFNASFYKMTKFLPLINVASLVVGVSSALILVGHIGIGAIFVAVVLSKITQGVSAYLIDKLLGYNSFPLQYQMPLVLLTFVMVILNYIVIYDHFGSNIEIVHFTEGVLFFLAFFLYNRDLFKKIVNHLN; encoded by the coding sequence ATGAATTTTAAGTTAATGAAAAACACAGGGATATATACCCTTCTAGGATTTATACCTCTAGTTTCCTCTTTCGTACTACTTCCTATATATACCCAGTACTTAACAGCTGCAGATTATGGGATAGTATCCCTTGCTGGAGTCATGGAGAGTTATTTGTTAGTACTTATTACGTTTGGGATGCAAAGCGCATTTTCAGTCTACTACTTTGATTATTTAAACCTAAATAATGGCATTGCAAGACTTTTAAGTACCGTGCTTTTGTCCATTCTAGGTATTGGGCTAATTTTTGTGATGATTTTCTTGTTTGGAGGTGAATATATTTTTAATTCTCTTTGGGAAAATAATTTACCATTTAAAAAATATGGTTGGTATATATATTCAAATGCAGTTGTATTATCACTGAATCAAATCATTTTTCAATATTACCGTGTCTCGGAGAATTTGAAGCAAGTAATGTTTGTTTCTCTTGCTCCTTTTTTTGGTAGCACCATTGGAGGCATTATTGGTATTGTTATCCTGAAGAATGGAGCACTTGGGGGGGTGACCGGAAAAGCAATTGGGACATTACTAATGTCGATTCCTTTTTACTTATTATTATTTAAAAAAATAGGGGTTGGTTTTGATGCTAAAATTGCAAAAAATATTTTTAATTATGCATACCCGTTTGTATTGATTTTTTTTATTTCGAATCTCTCTGAAACGGCAGATAGGTTTTTAATGAATCAGTATTTTGATTTGAAAATTGTAGGAATTTACGCTTTTAGTTTAGTAGTGGTAAGCCCAATACGTATTCTTATTCAGTCTTACTGGAATTCTGTAACTCCATCAATGTACAAAGCGGTTTCAGAAAATAGTATTGGGAAAATCAATATAGTGCATAATGGATTGAGTGGAGTTCTGATTGTTAGTTTAACCTCAATTTGGGGAGTCATTATGGTGGTCGATCCGGTAATAAGGATTGTTGCAAATCCTACGTATTATGGAGCGATTTATTATATTCCTGTATTAGCGTTAACAGTTTTTGGAAGATCATATGATTTGATTTATACATTCAATGCGTCATTTTATAAAATGACGAAGTTTCTTCCTTTAATCAATGTTGCTTCGTTGGTGGTTGGAGTTTCAAGTGCGCTTATCCTTGTAGGACACATTGGTATAGGAGCTATATTTGTAGCTGTCGTCTTAAGCAAAATTACACAAGGTGTATCTGCTTATTTAATTGATAAGTTGCTAGGTTATAATAGCTTTCCACTGCAGTATCAAATGCCTTTAGTTTTGTTGACATTTGTAATGGTGATATTGAACTATATTGTTATATACGACCATTTTGGAAGTAATATTGAGATAGTTCATTTTACAGAAGGCGTTTTGTTTTTTTTGGCATTTTTTCTTTATAATAGAGATTTGTTCAAAAAAATTGTGAATCATCTAAATTAG
- the asnB gene encoding asparagine synthase (glutamine-hydrolyzing) has product MQDSTDALALRGPDSSGHFTHGAVGLGHRRLSIIDVSDVACQPMVDEQERYTIVFNGEIFNYQELKKQLQAKGYSFFSQSDTEVLLKYYIEEGPSFLKKLNGFFAFAIYDKQEETLFVARDRMGVKPLLMYQDEDKLVFASEMKSILAFDIPRKLDYVSLYQYLQLNYIPAPASIFKGVKKLMPGHYLLINKKGKVENNRWYKIPYDEKKVKHNDLSYDAQQKKLVELMDGAVQRRMIADVPLGAFLSGGIDSSAIVALASRHTQHLNTFSIGFKDEPFFDETKYAKLVAEKYKTNHTVFSLTNNDLYEHLFRALEYIDEPFADSSALAVNILSHHTRQKVTVALSGDGADELFAGYNKHMAEYKVRQGGFLAETVTALLPLWEMMPKSRNSSLGNKVRQFQRFGEGMNLSAKDRYWRWASFATEDEARNLLSGKSKRILSKDTYKKRRQKILSHLSDKGDINEVLYTDMQLVLPNDMLTKVDLMSMANSLEVRTPFLDYKVVNFAFSLPQSSKIDGGMKKKIVQDAFRDMLPPELYKRPKHGFEVPLLKWFQNELKPMIMDDLLSDTFIEEQGLFSVKEIQRLKAQLFSSNPGDIHARIWALVVFQHWWKKWMV; this is encoded by the coding sequence TTGCAAGACTCTACCGATGCGCTCGCGCTCCGTGGACCAGATTCCAGCGGCCATTTCACCCATGGCGCCGTTGGTCTGGGGCACCGCCGTCTCTCCATCATTGATGTGAGCGATGTGGCGTGCCAGCCCATGGTAGACGAGCAGGAGCGCTATACCATCGTCTTCAACGGTGAGATTTTCAACTACCAGGAACTTAAGAAACAGCTGCAGGCCAAGGGCTATTCGTTCTTTTCGCAGTCAGACACAGAGGTGCTCCTGAAGTATTACATAGAGGAAGGGCCTTCGTTCCTGAAGAAGCTGAACGGTTTCTTCGCCTTCGCTATTTATGACAAGCAGGAAGAAACGCTGTTTGTGGCCCGCGACCGTATGGGCGTGAAACCCCTGCTCATGTACCAAGACGAGGACAAACTGGTCTTCGCCTCTGAGATGAAATCCATTCTGGCGTTTGACATTCCGCGCAAGCTGGATTACGTCTCGCTGTACCAATACCTGCAGCTTAATTACATTCCGGCCCCGGCCTCTATTTTCAAAGGCGTTAAAAAACTGATGCCCGGCCATTACCTGCTCATCAACAAGAAGGGCAAGGTGGAGAACAATAGGTGGTATAAGATTCCGTATGACGAGAAAAAGGTGAAGCACAATGACCTGTCTTATGACGCCCAGCAGAAGAAACTAGTGGAGCTGATGGACGGGGCCGTGCAGCGCCGCATGATCGCCGATGTTCCGCTCGGCGCTTTCCTGAGCGGTGGAATTGACTCGTCTGCCATTGTGGCCTTGGCTTCACGGCACACCCAGCATTTGAACACCTTCTCCATTGGGTTTAAAGATGAGCCGTTCTTTGATGAGACCAAGTACGCCAAATTGGTGGCCGAAAAATACAAGACCAATCACACGGTTTTCTCACTCACCAACAATGATTTATACGAGCACCTTTTCAGGGCGCTTGAGTACATAGACGAGCCGTTCGCAGATTCCTCTGCCCTGGCCGTCAACATCCTGAGCCACCACACGCGCCAAAAGGTGACTGTGGCCCTTTCCGGTGACGGTGCCGATGAACTCTTTGCCGGCTACAACAAACACATGGCCGAGTACAAAGTGCGCCAAGGTGGTTTTCTGGCAGAAACCGTGACCGCCCTTCTTCCCCTTTGGGAGATGATGCCGAAGTCGCGTAATTCTTCTTTAGGCAACAAGGTAAGGCAGTTCCAGCGCTTCGGCGAAGGCATGAACCTGTCGGCCAAAGACCGGTACTGGCGCTGGGCCTCCTTCGCTACCGAAGACGAAGCTAGAAATCTTCTTAGTGGCAAGTCAAAGCGCATTCTGTCCAAAGACACGTACAAAAAACGCCGGCAGAAAATTTTGAGCCACCTGTCAGACAAAGGCGATATCAACGAAGTTTTGTACACAGACATGCAGCTGGTATTGCCCAATGACATGCTGACCAAGGTGGATCTAATGTCAATGGCTAACAGCTTAGAGGTCCGTACGCCGTTTTTAGATTATAAAGTCGTTAACTTTGCCTTCTCCTTGCCCCAGTCCTCTAAAATTGACGGCGGCATGAAGAAAAAGATTGTGCAAGACGCGTTCAGAGACATGTTGCCTCCTGAGTTGTACAAACGGCCCAAGCACGGCTTTGAAGTACCTTTGCTGAAGTGGTTCCAGAATGAGTTGAAACCTATGATCATGGATGATTTGCTGTCAGACACCTTCATAGAGGAGCAAGGACTTTTCAGCGTAAAGGAAATACAACGGCTAAAAGCCCAGCTTTTCTCCAGCAATCCCGGCGATATCCATGCCCGGATCTGGGCTTTGGTAGTGTTCCAGCACTGGTGGAAGAAGTGGATGGTGTAA
- a CDS encoding glycosyltransferase, whose product MQERRKNILLLIPTFTEGGAQKMVFEIGKILAEKYNVFECSYDAFGEPHVFKNSNKILSLNSPHGGSILKKLTDYPKKISRLRDIKREYSIDITISNLWSADLVNILSGADSKTISIGHISIKGNFQNRLLLKLRKFVKLIYNRFDKVIAVNEALMTELGELFEIPKGKIGFINNFIAYPEKPIANKAKLDTNKRLVTVGRLNPIKNQAPLLYIYQQLKSKFTTLQLVIIGNGPLEEELKNIAKSMSLRIASSIGDVNADIVFTGFVNPYTVLSGCDIFVFPSKSEGLPLVMLEAMNQGLPVIASDCPTGGAYVVLEGSGGHQPDRVDFEETKTGFLMPIPDADKVETITTWEHVIKNLLDNQEMIDEKSRAAMLRSLEFSVENIKTEWYDLIEEVCQK is encoded by the coding sequence ATGCAGGAGAGAAGAAAGAATATTTTATTGTTAATTCCTACTTTTACTGAAGGGGGAGCTCAAAAAATGGTATTTGAAATAGGCAAAATCCTTGCTGAAAAGTATAATGTTTTTGAGTGCTCTTATGACGCTTTTGGTGAGCCACATGTCTTTAAGAATAGTAATAAAATTTTATCATTGAATTCGCCACATGGTGGTTCTATACTCAAAAAGTTAACTGATTATCCTAAAAAGATTTCAAGACTTAGGGATATTAAAAGAGAATACAGTATTGATATAACCATTAGTAATTTATGGAGCGCAGACTTGGTGAATATACTTTCTGGGGCTGATAGCAAAACTATATCAATAGGCCACATTAGTATAAAAGGTAATTTTCAGAACCGACTTTTATTAAAATTAAGAAAATTTGTTAAGTTAATTTATAATAGATTTGATAAAGTAATAGCTGTAAATGAAGCCTTAATGACTGAATTAGGCGAGCTATTTGAGATCCCGAAAGGGAAAATTGGCTTTATTAACAATTTCATTGCTTACCCTGAGAAGCCAATCGCTAATAAGGCAAAGCTTGACACAAATAAAAGACTAGTTACAGTAGGGCGGTTAAACCCCATCAAGAACCAAGCGCCGCTTTTATATATATATCAACAATTAAAAAGTAAGTTTACTACACTACAGTTGGTAATTATTGGGAACGGACCCTTAGAAGAGGAATTAAAAAATATAGCGAAGTCAATGAGCTTGCGCATTGCTTCTTCTATAGGGGATGTAAACGCTGATATAGTATTTACAGGGTTTGTTAATCCTTATACTGTATTAAGTGGCTGTGATATTTTTGTTTTTCCATCTAAATCTGAAGGTCTTCCTTTGGTCATGTTGGAGGCAATGAACCAAGGTTTGCCAGTAATTGCTAGTGATTGCCCCACTGGGGGAGCATATGTGGTATTAGAGGGCAGTGGCGGTCATCAACCAGATAGGGTAGATTTTGAAGAGACCAAGACGGGCTTTTTAATGCCAATACCTGACGCAGATAAAGTAGAGACTATTACCACATGGGAACATGTTATCAAAAACTTGTTGGACAATCAAGAAATGATTGATGAGAAAAGTAGAGCTGCTATGCTTAGATCACTTGAATTTTCAGTTGAAAATATCAAAACCGAATGGTACGACCTTATAGAGGAAGTTTGCCAAAAATAA
- a CDS encoding glycosyltransferase — translation MKRKVIVHIIDSLGRGGAETLLIGVVNSLAEFNHVIISLKPLNEFELELQGVKVHFLNLKWYHSIPGVAFEVKKIIKASAADVVHANLFWSSIVSRIATPRNVKLINSYHALIYGSEGANYPVYARLLDKFTYYPAITTLCVSKGVKDNLAVHVGINKNAHILHNYIEDAFYSNYRPARIEEGKCKLVAVGNLKEDKNYKVIIEAFSQLSSPLQEHITLDVYGKGALLESLKEQCRNKQVSNIYFKGSVTNVAAILPAYDAFILSSKTEGFGIAVAEAMAVGLPVIVSDLPVLREITAGIAVYFDPFKPGSLCQVIEDFVTDKRKMVELSAKGHDVSRLYQKDLYLKKLTEFYFSDQ, via the coding sequence ATGAAACGTAAAGTAATAGTTCATATCATTGATTCTCTTGGACGCGGTGGTGCTGAAACCTTATTAATTGGGGTTGTAAATTCATTAGCTGAGTTTAATCATGTTATTATCAGTCTAAAGCCTCTTAATGAATTTGAATTAGAGTTGCAGGGGGTGAAGGTGCATTTTCTAAATTTAAAGTGGTATCATTCTATACCTGGTGTAGCATTTGAAGTAAAGAAGATAATAAAGGCATCTGCGGCAGATGTAGTACATGCAAATTTGTTTTGGTCAAGCATTGTGTCTAGAATAGCTACTCCCAGAAATGTAAAGCTAATTAACTCATACCATGCCTTAATTTATGGATCTGAAGGGGCTAACTATCCTGTTTATGCAAGATTGTTAGATAAGTTTACGTATTATCCGGCCATTACAACACTTTGTGTATCAAAAGGTGTAAAAGACAACCTGGCAGTCCACGTAGGAATCAATAAAAATGCCCACATCTTACATAACTATATTGAAGATGCCTTTTATTCTAATTACAGACCTGCAAGAATTGAGGAAGGCAAATGCAAGCTTGTTGCTGTAGGGAATTTAAAGGAGGACAAAAATTATAAAGTAATAATTGAAGCTTTTTCTCAATTAAGTAGTCCTTTGCAAGAGCATATAACGTTAGATGTTTACGGGAAGGGCGCTTTATTAGAAAGTTTGAAAGAGCAGTGTAGGAACAAGCAGGTTTCCAATATATATTTTAAAGGGTCAGTTACCAATGTAGCCGCAATTTTGCCTGCCTACGACGCCTTTATCCTTTCATCAAAAACTGAAGGATTTGGAATAGCAGTTGCTGAAGCAATGGCTGTTGGTTTACCAGTGATTGTTTCTGATCTACCTGTGCTTAGAGAAATAACAGCGGGAATTGCGGTTTATTTTGATCCTTTTAAACCCGGGAGTTTGTGCCAAGTCATTGAAGATTTTGTAACTGACAAACGGAAAATGGTAGAATTATCTGCAAAAGGGCATGACGTTAGTAGATTATACCAAAAGGATCTTTACCTTAAAAAATTAACTGAATTTTACTTTAGTGATCAATGA
- a CDS encoding UDP-glucuronic acid decarboxylase family protein, which produces MKRVLITGGAGFLGSHLCDKFIKEGYHVIAMDNLITGDLKNIEHLFKLENFEFYNHDVSKFVHVPGHLDYILHFASPASPIDYLKIPIQTLKVGSLGTHNLLGLAKAKKARMLIASTSEVYGDPEVHPQVEEYWGNVNPVGPRGCYDEAKRFQEAITMAYHMHHGLETRIVRIFNTYGPRMRLNDGRVLPAFMSQALRGEELSIFGDGSQTRSFCYVDDLVDGIYRLLLSDYALPVNIGNPSEVTIKEFAEEICKLTGVDLKLGYQPLPENDPQKRRPDISKAKEILGWEPQVSRSEGLKRTLDYFKEHVNTAPVEAREF; this is translated from the coding sequence ATGAAAAGAGTATTGATAACGGGTGGTGCTGGTTTTTTAGGTTCCCACTTATGCGATAAATTCATTAAAGAAGGGTATCATGTCATTGCCATGGACAACCTCATTACGGGGGATTTAAAGAATATTGAGCACTTGTTCAAGCTGGAGAATTTTGAATTTTATAACCATGACGTTTCCAAGTTTGTCCATGTACCAGGGCATTTAGATTACATCCTTCATTTTGCGTCGCCTGCTTCGCCCATAGATTATTTGAAGATCCCCATCCAAACCTTAAAAGTAGGGTCATTAGGAACTCATAATCTGCTTGGATTAGCTAAGGCCAAGAAAGCTAGAATGTTGATTGCTTCTACGTCAGAAGTCTACGGAGATCCAGAGGTGCACCCGCAAGTAGAGGAGTATTGGGGTAATGTAAACCCGGTAGGACCGCGGGGATGCTATGATGAAGCAAAACGCTTTCAAGAAGCTATTACCATGGCCTATCACATGCATCATGGATTAGAAACCCGCATTGTGCGTATCTTCAACACCTATGGGCCAAGAATGCGACTCAACGATGGTCGCGTTCTACCGGCTTTCATGAGCCAAGCCTTGCGTGGTGAGGAGCTTTCTATTTTTGGAGATGGCTCCCAGACCAGATCATTCTGCTACGTAGATGATTTGGTTGATGGCATTTATAGGCTTTTATTGAGTGACTATGCATTGCCAGTCAATATTGGAAATCCTTCTGAGGTAACTATCAAAGAATTTGCAGAGGAAATCTGCAAATTGACAGGCGTAGACCTGAAACTAGGCTACCAACCACTTCCGGAGAATGATCCCCAAAAACGGAGACCGGACATTTCCAAGGCCAAGGAGATTTTAGGCTGGGAACCGCAAGTATCTAGATCAGAAGGGTTAAAGAGGACATTGGATTACTTTAAAGAGCACGTTAATACAGCTCCTGTTGAAGCAAGAGAGTTCTAA